One region of Streptomyces subrutilus genomic DNA includes:
- a CDS encoding APC family permease has translation MPTGRSTTLQDPAEIRTYKGQDRALRADRLGTAGLLLSVLAASAPLMVVAGVMPTTFGVMGIVGQPLLFVILGLVLALFSIGYAEMSRHVHNAGAFYAYIARGLGPTAGAGASLVALVAYSAMQVGVYGILGFEISGLFATYLGIELAWWIPALLAVAATGALGWLKIDLNAKVLGVLLLIECALVVIFDLAALGKPGAEGLSLQAFNPEALSGPGLGTALCFCIAAFVGFEQSPVYAEETSKPHIVVSRVMFLAVGFVALFFALSAWALTVATGPSEVVKSSAEAGPGLLFQLTEARLGGAFTDVLHVLFVTGMFAAVLSFHNVVARYAFAMGREGLLPAAFGRTNTGTGAPGTGSLLQTGIATLVVIAFAVTDDMPTGDPTAPVLHLFTWMGSVGALGVTLLMAAASFAVIAFFVRRGTAGAQVWRLVAAGAAGLALLAIAVYTVKDFGVLVGAAEGSALNWVLPGIIGAAVVTGLLYGSFLRRSRPEVHARIGLGNEAFRLDQAAEATTRD, from the coding sequence ATGCCGACGGGCAGATCCACCACGCTCCAGGACCCGGCCGAGATCCGCACGTACAAGGGCCAGGACCGGGCCCTGCGCGCCGACCGCCTCGGCACCGCCGGCCTGCTGCTCTCCGTACTCGCCGCCAGCGCGCCCCTGATGGTGGTCGCCGGTGTGATGCCCACCACCTTCGGCGTCATGGGCATCGTGGGCCAGCCGCTGCTCTTCGTCATCCTCGGCCTCGTCCTGGCGCTCTTCAGCATCGGCTACGCCGAGATGAGCCGGCACGTCCACAACGCCGGCGCCTTCTACGCCTACATCGCCCGCGGCCTCGGCCCCACCGCCGGCGCCGGGGCCTCCCTGGTCGCCCTCGTCGCGTACAGCGCCATGCAGGTCGGCGTCTACGGCATCCTCGGCTTCGAGATATCCGGCCTCTTCGCCACCTACCTCGGCATCGAACTCGCCTGGTGGATCCCGGCCCTGCTCGCCGTCGCCGCCACCGGCGCCCTCGGCTGGCTCAAGATCGACCTCAACGCCAAGGTGCTCGGCGTCCTGCTCCTCATCGAGTGCGCCCTCGTCGTCATCTTCGACCTCGCCGCCCTCGGCAAGCCCGGCGCCGAAGGCCTCTCGCTGCAGGCCTTCAACCCGGAGGCCCTCAGCGGCCCCGGCCTCGGCACCGCCCTGTGCTTCTGCATCGCCGCGTTCGTCGGCTTCGAGCAGTCCCCGGTGTACGCCGAGGAGACCAGCAAGCCGCACATCGTCGTCTCCCGGGTGATGTTCCTCGCCGTCGGCTTCGTCGCCCTCTTCTTCGCCCTGAGCGCCTGGGCCCTCACGGTGGCCACCGGTCCCTCCGAGGTCGTCAAGAGCTCCGCCGAAGCCGGCCCCGGCCTGCTCTTCCAGCTCACCGAGGCCCGCCTCGGCGGCGCCTTCACCGACGTCCTGCACGTCCTCTTCGTGACCGGCATGTTCGCGGCCGTGCTCAGCTTCCACAACGTGGTCGCCCGCTACGCCTTCGCGATGGGCCGCGAGGGCCTGCTCCCGGCCGCCTTCGGCCGGACCAACACCGGCACCGGCGCCCCGGGCACCGGCTCCCTCCTGCAGACCGGCATCGCCACCCTCGTCGTGATCGCCTTCGCCGTCACCGACGACATGCCCACCGGCGACCCGACCGCACCCGTGCTCCACCTGTTCACGTGGATGGGCAGCGTCGGCGCCCTGGGTGTGACCCTGCTCATGGCCGCCGCCTCCTTCGCCGTCATCGCCTTCTTCGTCCGTCGCGGCACCGCGGGCGCCCAGGTCTGGCGGCTCGTCGCGGCCGGCGCCGCGGGGCTCGCGCTGCTCGCCATCGCCGTCTACACCGTCAAGGACTTCGGCGTCCTGGTCGGCGCCGCGGAGGGCTCCGCCCTCAACTGGGTCCTGCCGGGCATCATCGGCGCCGCCGTCGTGACCGGCCTGCTCTACGGATCTTTCCTGCGCCGCAGCCGCCCCGAGGTGCACGCCCGCATCGGCCTCGGCAACGAAGCCTTCCGCCTCGACCAGGCGGCGGAGGCCACCACCCGCGACTGA
- a CDS encoding ASCH domain-containing protein codes for MTTHDDLPPYLLGFPGPLRDRLVAAVLSGAKTSTTGLLAGYGAEGEPLPVAGQRTALLDSAECPVAVLEVTDVRVLPLGKVDLEHAVAEGEGYTSVAEWRSSHEEFWHGAELRELLGDPGFTVDDDTLVVMERFRIVERLG; via the coding sequence ATGACGACCCACGACGATCTCCCCCCGTACCTGCTGGGCTTCCCGGGACCGCTGCGTGACCGGCTGGTCGCGGCCGTGCTGAGCGGGGCGAAGACCTCGACGACGGGGTTGCTCGCGGGGTACGGGGCGGAGGGCGAACCGCTGCCCGTGGCGGGGCAGCGGACGGCGCTGCTGGATTCCGCCGAGTGTCCGGTGGCCGTCCTGGAGGTGACGGACGTACGCGTCCTGCCGCTCGGAAAGGTGGACCTGGAGCATGCGGTGGCCGAGGGCGAGGGGTACACCTCGGTGGCCGAATGGCGCTCCTCCCACGAGGAGTTCTGGCACGGGGCCGAGCTGCGCGAGCTGCTCGGCGATCCGGGGTTCACGGTGGACGACGACACTTTGGTGGTGATGGAGCGGTTCCGGATCGTCGAGCGGCTGGGCTGA
- a CDS encoding FAD-binding dehydrogenase, which translates to MTYDADVIVIGAGLAGLAATAELVDAGRKVILLDQEPEQSIGGQAHWSFGGLFLVDSPEQRRMRIKDSRDLALQDWLGTAGFDREEDGWPRRWAEAYVDFAAGEKRPWLHAQGVRFFPVVGWAERGGYDAEGHGNSVPRFHITWGTGPGLVAPFERRVRAGAARGLVQLRFRHRVTGLSRTAGAVDTVTGQVLEPSDAVRGTASGRESAGAFSLRAQAVIVTSGGIGGNHDLVRAQWPARLGTPPERMLSGVPAHVDGLMLGIAEEVGASHINKDRMWHYTEGIGNWDPIWARHGIRILPGPSSLWLDATGRRLPVPLFPGFDTLGTLDHIMKTGHDHTWFVLNQRIIGKEFALSGSEQNPDLTGKSVRDVVNRARQAVPGPVKAFMDNGADFVVERDLSALVRGMNAVTGEDLIDEAELRRVITARDREIANPFSKDLQVTAIHGARKYLGDKLIRTAAPHRILDPKAGPLIAVRLSILTRKSLGGLETDLSSRVLAADGEPLPGVYAAGEAAGFGGGGVHGYRALEGTFLGGCIFSGRAAGRAAAKAVG; encoded by the coding sequence ATGACGTACGACGCAGACGTGATCGTGATCGGGGCAGGGCTGGCCGGGCTCGCCGCCACCGCCGAACTCGTCGACGCGGGCCGCAAGGTCATCCTGCTCGACCAGGAGCCCGAGCAGTCCATCGGCGGCCAGGCCCACTGGTCCTTCGGCGGGCTGTTCCTCGTGGACTCGCCCGAGCAGCGCCGGATGCGGATCAAGGACAGCCGCGACCTCGCCCTCCAGGACTGGCTGGGCACCGCCGGCTTCGACCGCGAGGAGGACGGCTGGCCGCGCCGCTGGGCCGAGGCCTACGTGGACTTCGCCGCCGGTGAGAAGCGCCCCTGGCTGCACGCGCAGGGCGTCCGGTTCTTCCCGGTGGTCGGCTGGGCCGAGCGCGGCGGCTACGACGCCGAGGGCCACGGCAACTCCGTCCCCCGCTTCCACATCACCTGGGGCACCGGCCCCGGCCTGGTCGCGCCCTTCGAGCGCCGGGTCCGGGCCGGGGCGGCCCGCGGACTGGTCCAGCTGAGGTTCCGGCACCGGGTGACCGGCCTCTCCCGCACCGCGGGCGCCGTCGACACCGTGACCGGCCAGGTCCTGGAGCCCTCCGACGCCGTACGGGGCACCGCGAGCGGCCGCGAGAGCGCCGGGGCCTTCTCCCTGCGGGCCCAGGCCGTGATCGTGACCAGCGGCGGCATCGGCGGCAACCACGACCTCGTACGCGCCCAGTGGCCCGCCCGGCTCGGCACTCCGCCCGAGCGGATGCTGTCCGGGGTCCCCGCGCACGTGGACGGCCTGATGCTCGGGATCGCCGAGGAGGTGGGCGCCAGCCACATCAACAAGGACCGGATGTGGCACTACACCGAGGGCATCGGCAACTGGGACCCGATCTGGGCCAGGCACGGCATCCGCATCCTGCCGGGCCCCTCCTCGCTCTGGCTGGACGCGACGGGTCGGCGGCTTCCCGTACCGCTCTTCCCCGGCTTCGACACCCTCGGCACCCTCGACCACATCATGAAGACCGGCCACGACCACACCTGGTTCGTCCTCAACCAGCGCATCATCGGCAAGGAGTTCGCCCTCTCCGGCTCCGAGCAGAACCCGGACCTCACCGGCAAGTCGGTCCGCGACGTCGTCAACCGGGCCCGGCAGGCCGTCCCGGGGCCGGTGAAGGCCTTCATGGACAACGGCGCGGACTTCGTCGTCGAGCGCGACCTGTCCGCCCTGGTGCGGGGGATGAACGCGGTCACCGGGGAGGACCTGATCGACGAGGCCGAACTGCGCCGCGTGATCACCGCGCGGGACCGGGAGATCGCCAACCCGTTCAGCAAGGACCTCCAGGTGACGGCCATCCACGGGGCCCGCAAGTACCTCGGCGACAAGCTGATCCGCACGGCCGCACCGCACCGGATCCTGGACCCGAAAGCCGGGCCGCTGATCGCCGTACGGCTGTCGATCCTGACCCGCAAGTCCCTGGGCGGCCTGGAGACCGACCTCTCCTCGCGCGTCCTGGCGGCGGACGGCGAGCCGCTGCCCGGGGTCTACGCGGCGGGCGAGGCGGCCGGCTTCGGCGGGGGCGGGGTGCACGGCTACCGGGCCCTGGAGGGCACCTTCCTGGGCGGCTGCATCTTCTCGGGGCGGGCGGCCGGCCGGGCGGCGGCGAAGGCGGTCGGCTGA
- a CDS encoding NUDIX domain-containing protein, producing MKRVSAADEVLDVVDRDDRVVGQAPRGEVYARGLIHRCVFVQAADARGRIFVHRRTASKLVFPSHYDMFVGGVLGAGESYARAALREAEEELGVSGLPRPEPLFKFLYEGAGGAWWSYVHEVRCELPVAPQESEVDWHTYLSPEELDRRVAGGEWAWVPDGLEAYRRLREFRRRLPL from the coding sequence ATGAAGCGTGTGAGTGCCGCTGATGAAGTACTGGACGTGGTGGACCGGGACGACCGGGTCGTCGGGCAGGCCCCGCGGGGCGAGGTGTACGCGCGGGGGCTGATCCACCGCTGCGTGTTCGTACAGGCCGCGGACGCCCGGGGGCGGATCTTCGTGCACCGGCGCACGGCCTCGAAGCTGGTGTTCCCCTCGCACTACGACATGTTCGTGGGCGGGGTGCTGGGCGCCGGGGAGAGCTATGCGCGGGCCGCGCTGCGGGAGGCCGAGGAGGAGCTCGGGGTGAGCGGGCTGCCGCGGCCGGAGCCGCTGTTCAAGTTCCTGTACGAGGGCGCGGGCGGGGCCTGGTGGTCGTACGTGCACGAGGTGCGGTGCGAGCTGCCGGTGGCTCCGCAGGAGTCGGAGGTGGACTGGCACACCTACCTCTCGCCCGAGGAGCTGGACCGGCGCGTCGCGGGCGGGGAGTGGGCCTGGGTGCCGGACGGGCTGGAGGCGTACCGGCGGCTGCGGGAGTTCCGCCGTAGATTGCCCCTGTGA
- a CDS encoding YidH family protein, which produces MIDFVKDVRLWFAPQGLQDEGETPDYRFSLANERTFLAWIRTALALVGGGFAVDQFLPDLRWGVRAGMAFALLAVGAACALRAVNHWVRCERAMRRGEDLPLSRFPVVLSLGVGLVAVAMVVLVALGWTSGR; this is translated from the coding sequence GTGATCGACTTCGTCAAAGACGTCCGCCTCTGGTTCGCGCCGCAGGGCCTCCAGGACGAGGGTGAGACCCCCGACTACCGCTTCTCGCTGGCCAACGAGCGGACCTTCCTCGCCTGGATCCGGACCGCGCTGGCCCTGGTGGGCGGCGGTTTCGCCGTCGACCAGTTCCTGCCGGACCTGCGGTGGGGGGTGCGGGCCGGGATGGCCTTCGCGCTGCTGGCGGTGGGGGCGGCGTGCGCGCTGCGGGCGGTGAACCACTGGGTGCGGTGCGAGCGGGCGATGCGGCGGGGCGAGGACCTCCCGCTGTCGCGGTTCCCGGTGGTGCTGAGTCTGGGGGTCGGGCTGGTCGCGGTGGCGATGGTGGTGCTTGTGGCGCTGGGCTGGACGTCGGGGCGGTGA
- a CDS encoding DUF202 domain-containing protein: MSPSLDGEARDAGLQPERTRLAWRRTTLASSVVAVLALRQALRGSGRPVEVAGAAVAALVWLAFLGVAHRRIRELAVGRPPGLAPRAALGVVACTLALAVFATAVII, translated from the coding sequence GTGAGCCCGTCCCTGGACGGTGAGGCGCGCGACGCGGGGCTGCAGCCCGAACGGACCCGGCTCGCGTGGCGGCGTACGACGCTGGCCTCCTCCGTGGTGGCGGTACTGGCGCTGCGGCAGGCGCTGCGCGGGTCCGGCCGGCCGGTGGAGGTGGCCGGGGCGGCGGTGGCCGCGCTGGTCTGGCTGGCGTTCCTGGGGGTGGCGCACCGGCGGATCCGGGAGCTGGCGGTCGGCCGGCCGCCGGGGCTGGCGCCGCGGGCGGCTCTGGGGGTGGTGGCCTGCACGCTGGCGCTGGCCGTGTTCGCGACGGCCGTGATCATCTGA
- a CDS encoding MBL fold metallo-hydrolase translates to MTADKPYLVQPAAGVYAYVQPDGGWCLNNAGFVSDGGRTLLVDTAATERRALALREAVTATGAPLPRTVVNTHHHGDHTYGNGVFAPQALVLGHDNARAEQLAAGHQLEMIWPSTDFGAIEITAPDLTYSDRLTLHVGDTQVRVLHPGVAHTTGDSVVWLPRQRVVFTGDLVFAGGTPFLAMGSLAGSLRALELLRSLDAETVVPGHGPLTDASAYDATERYLRYVAELAREGRAAGLTPLETARRADLGEFAAWRESERLVANLHRAYAELAGEPEGVPLDIPGVLQDMTVMNGGTPLLCHA, encoded by the coding sequence ATGACCGCCGACAAGCCGTACCTCGTGCAGCCCGCAGCGGGGGTGTACGCCTACGTCCAGCCCGACGGCGGCTGGTGCCTCAACAACGCCGGGTTCGTCAGCGACGGCGGCCGGACGCTGCTCGTCGACACCGCCGCCACCGAGCGGCGCGCCCTGGCCCTGCGCGAGGCGGTCACGGCCACCGGCGCGCCGCTCCCCCGCACGGTGGTGAACACCCACCACCACGGCGACCACACCTACGGCAACGGCGTGTTCGCGCCCCAGGCCCTGGTCCTCGGGCACGACAACGCGCGCGCCGAGCAGCTCGCCGCCGGGCACCAGCTCGAGATGATCTGGCCCTCGACCGACTTCGGCGCGATCGAGATCACCGCGCCCGACCTCACCTACAGCGACCGGTTGACCCTGCACGTCGGCGACACGCAGGTGCGGGTCCTCCACCCGGGCGTGGCGCACACCACCGGCGACTCGGTCGTGTGGCTGCCCCGGCAGCGGGTGGTGTTCACCGGTGACCTGGTCTTCGCCGGGGGCACGCCCTTCCTCGCGATGGGCTCCCTGGCGGGCTCGCTGCGGGCGCTGGAGCTGCTGCGCTCCCTGGACGCCGAGACCGTCGTACCGGGACACGGGCCGCTGACCGACGCGTCGGCCTACGACGCCACCGAGCGCTACCTGCGGTACGTGGCCGAACTGGCCCGGGAGGGGCGGGCGGCGGGGCTGACCCCGCTGGAGACGGCCCGGCGGGCCGATCTCGGGGAGTTCGCGGCGTGGCGGGAGAGCGAGCGGCTGGTGGCGAACCTGCACCGGGCGTACGCGGAACTGGCCGGAGAACCGGAGGGGGTACCCCTGGACATCCCGGGGGTGTTGCAGGACATGACGGTGATGAACGGCGGGACCCCGCTCCTCTGCCATGCCTGA
- a CDS encoding phosphotransferase family protein produces MTPAPDDPRGLDLERLRGHLDAARPGLVAGALSARLIEGGRSNLTYEVTDGSGRWVVRRPPLGHVLDTAHDMRREHRVIAALHGTAVPVPEPVLLCEDESVLGAPFYVMEYVEGVPYRTARELAGIGPERTRRAVLGLVDTLVDLHAVDPAAVGLGDFGRPEGFLDRQLRRWGKQLAASRGRELAGIDELHGALGRTLPASPAPTVVHGDFRLDNVLIGGPDDRIRAVLDWEMSTLGDPLTDLGLLVMYSSDLGLTASPVSTTSAAAGHPTPAELVERYAARSGRDTGAIAWYTAFAWFKLAVILEGIHYRYTLGQTVGAGFDRIGELVPVFIEHGLTTLQELYEG; encoded by the coding sequence ATGACCCCAGCCCCGGACGATCCGCGAGGCCTCGACCTGGAACGGCTGCGCGGCCATCTCGACGCCGCGCGGCCCGGGCTCGTGGCCGGGGCGCTGTCCGCCCGGCTGATCGAAGGGGGCCGGTCGAACCTCACGTACGAGGTCACCGACGGCTCCGGACGCTGGGTGGTGCGCCGGCCCCCGCTCGGCCACGTCCTGGACACGGCGCACGACATGCGGCGCGAGCACCGGGTGATCGCCGCCCTGCACGGAACGGCCGTACCGGTGCCCGAGCCGGTGCTGCTGTGCGAGGACGAGTCCGTGCTGGGGGCGCCGTTCTACGTCATGGAGTACGTGGAGGGGGTGCCCTACCGCACGGCGCGGGAGCTCGCCGGGATCGGCCCCGAGCGCACCCGGCGCGCGGTGCTCGGCCTGGTCGACACCCTGGTGGACCTGCACGCGGTGGACCCCGCGGCCGTCGGGCTGGGCGATTTCGGCCGCCCCGAGGGCTTCCTGGACCGGCAGCTGCGCCGCTGGGGCAAGCAGCTCGCCGCCTCCCGGGGGCGGGAGCTCGCCGGGATCGACGAACTGCACGGCGCGCTCGGCCGGACGCTGCCCGCCTCCCCCGCGCCGACGGTGGTGCACGGGGACTTCCGGCTGGACAACGTACTGATCGGCGGCCCGGACGACAGGATCCGGGCGGTGCTGGACTGGGAGATGTCCACGCTGGGCGATCCGCTCACCGACCTCGGGCTGCTGGTGATGTACAGCTCGGACCTGGGCCTGACCGCGTCCCCGGTCAGCACCACCAGCGCGGCCGCGGGGCATCCGACCCCCGCCGAGCTGGTCGAGCGCTACGCGGCCCGCTCCGGGCGGGACACCGGTGCGATCGCCTGGTACACGGCGTTCGCCTGGTTCAAGCTGGCGGTGATCCTCGAGGGGATCCACTACCGCTACACGCTCGGGCAGACCGTCGGCGCGGGCTTCGACCGGATCGGCGAGCTGGTCCCGGTCTTCATCGAGCACGGTCTGACCACCCTCCAGGAACTTTACGAAGGCTGA
- a CDS encoding acyl-CoA dehydrogenase family protein — MDFAFDARTEELRERLLAFMEEYVYPAEAVAAEQRARLASPWDTPAVFGELKAEARRQGLWNLFLPDAAYGAGLTNLQYAPLAEITGRSPHLAPMATNCAAPDTGNMELLAQFGTEEHKKQWLEPLLAGEIRSAFAMTEPEVASSDATNIETRIERAGDEYVVTGRKWFISGAMNPDCRVFIVMGKTDPDGADPRRQQSMILVPRDTPGVEVRRAMTVYGYEDHDHGGHAEVVFDGARVPAANLIGEEGTGFAIAQARLGPGRIHHCMRLIGMAERAIELMCRRAVERTAFGKPLAAQGVVQNWIADARVTVEQLRLLVLKTAWLMDTAGNRGAHTEIQAIKIATPRAVVRILDDAVQLYGAGGVSQDFPLAELWAAARTLRLADGPDEVHQRSLARRELKRYM, encoded by the coding sequence ATGGACTTCGCATTCGACGCCCGGACCGAGGAACTCCGCGAACGGCTGCTCGCGTTCATGGAGGAGTACGTCTACCCGGCGGAGGCCGTCGCCGCCGAGCAGCGCGCACGGCTGGCCTCGCCTTGGGACACCCCGGCCGTCTTCGGTGAACTGAAGGCCGAGGCACGCCGCCAGGGGCTGTGGAACCTCTTCCTGCCGGACGCCGCGTACGGCGCCGGGCTGACCAACCTCCAGTACGCCCCGCTCGCCGAGATCACCGGCCGCAGCCCGCACCTGGCCCCGATGGCGACCAACTGCGCGGCCCCGGACACGGGGAACATGGAGCTGCTCGCGCAGTTCGGCACCGAGGAGCACAAGAAGCAGTGGCTGGAGCCCCTGCTGGCCGGGGAGATCCGCTCCGCGTTCGCGATGACCGAGCCGGAGGTGGCGTCCTCGGACGCGACCAACATCGAGACGCGGATCGAGCGCGCGGGTGACGAGTACGTGGTCACCGGGCGCAAGTGGTTCATCTCCGGGGCGATGAACCCGGACTGCAGGGTCTTCATCGTGATGGGCAAGACCGACCCGGACGGCGCCGATCCGCGCCGCCAGCAGTCGATGATCCTGGTGCCGCGCGACACCCCGGGGGTCGAGGTGCGCCGGGCGATGACCGTGTACGGGTACGAGGACCACGACCACGGCGGGCACGCCGAGGTGGTCTTCGACGGGGCGCGGGTCCCGGCGGCGAACCTGATCGGCGAGGAGGGCACCGGCTTCGCCATCGCCCAGGCGCGGCTCGGGCCGGGCCGCATCCACCACTGCATGCGGCTGATCGGCATGGCGGAGCGGGCGATCGAGCTGATGTGCCGGCGCGCCGTGGAACGGACCGCCTTCGGCAAGCCGCTGGCCGCGCAGGGGGTCGTACAGAACTGGATCGCGGACGCCCGGGTGACGGTGGAGCAGCTGCGGCTGCTGGTCCTTAAGACGGCCTGGCTGATGGACACGGCCGGGAACCGGGGCGCCCACACCGAGATCCAGGCCATCAAGATCGCGACCCCGCGGGCGGTGGTGCGGATCCTGGACGACGCGGTGCAGCTGTACGGCGCTGGCGGTGTGAGCCAGGACTTCCCGCTCGCCGAGCTGTGGGCGGCGGCGCGCACGCTGAGGCTGGCAGACGGCCCGGACGAGGTCCACCAGCGCTCGCTGGCACGGCGCGAGCTCAAGCGGTACATGTAG
- a CDS encoding TetR/AcrR family transcriptional regulator: MAARTTEPEGTHEAPVPQRLLAVATRLFAERGYDRTSVQEIVEAAGVTKGALYHYFGSKDDLLHEVYARMLRRQQQRLDAVAASDAPVEDRLRAAAADVVVTTIENLDDAMIFFRSMHQLSPEKFKQVRAERRRYHERFRALVEEGQRSGVFSTATPADLVVDYHFGSVHHLSTWYRADGPLTPQQVADHLADLLLRALRP, translated from the coding sequence ATGGCTGCCAGGACCACGGAACCCGAAGGCACGCACGAGGCCCCGGTGCCGCAGCGGCTGCTGGCCGTCGCCACCCGGTTGTTCGCCGAGCGCGGCTACGACCGCACCTCCGTACAGGAGATCGTGGAGGCGGCCGGGGTAACCAAGGGCGCGCTCTACCACTACTTCGGGTCCAAGGACGACCTGCTGCACGAGGTGTACGCGCGGATGCTGCGCCGCCAGCAGCAGCGGCTCGACGCCGTGGCCGCATCCGACGCACCGGTCGAGGACCGGCTGCGGGCGGCCGCCGCAGACGTGGTGGTCACGACCATCGAGAACCTCGACGACGCGATGATCTTCTTCCGGTCGATGCACCAGCTCAGCCCGGAGAAGTTCAAGCAGGTGCGGGCGGAGCGCCGGCGCTACCACGAGCGCTTCCGCGCGCTGGTCGAGGAGGGCCAGCGCAGCGGCGTGTTCTCCACCGCCACCCCCGCCGACCTGGTGGTGGACTACCACTTCGGGTCCGTGCACCACCTGTCGACCTGGTACCGCGCGGACGGGCCGCTCACCCCGCAGCAGGTCGCCGACCACCTCGCCGACCTGCTGCTGCGGGCGCTGCGGCCCTGA
- a CDS encoding class I adenylate-forming enzyme family protein, which yields MSSPYAAKPWLGLLSPAQRAPVTPPPTVLHAFREAVARAPERTALAYFDGRTPYAEADALSDSVAGHLAERGIGRGDRVAVMLQNTPHFVLAVLAAWKAGAVVVPLNPMYKAGEVGHILRDSGAAALVCDGRAWSAYLREAAGGTAVRTVLTASDLDFQTRDDPRVLDSATAPPAPADAGAPPPAAPHVGDLHAVARGGRPAPDDPQLTAADTALISYTSGTSGAPKGAMNPHGALTYNAVRQVTAHPLPEGAAYFALAPLFHITGMVCELAACFANAGTLVLAHRFDAGVVLDAFLEHRPAYTVGPATAFMALAARPEATRDHFASFQVISSGGAPLPPALVERLRGAFGFYLRNGYGLTECTAPCASVPAHLEAPVDQASGTLSVGLPGADTVVRILDEQGGEVPFGETGEIAVRGPQVVPGYWGLPADTARSFPDGELRTGDVGFMDPDGWLYVVDRKKDMINASGFKVWPREVEDVLYTHPAVREAAVVGVPDPYRGESVKAYVSLRPGARAEPAELSAYCAERIAAYKYPRQVEILPVLPKTTSGKILRRELRDRG from the coding sequence GTGAGCTCCCCGTACGCCGCCAAGCCGTGGCTCGGGCTGCTCAGCCCGGCCCAGCGGGCGCCCGTCACCCCGCCGCCGACCGTGCTGCACGCCTTCCGCGAGGCCGTGGCCCGGGCCCCCGAGCGGACCGCGCTCGCCTACTTCGACGGCCGCACCCCTTACGCCGAGGCCGACGCGCTCTCCGACTCGGTGGCCGGCCACCTCGCGGAGCGCGGCATCGGCCGCGGGGACCGGGTCGCCGTCATGCTGCAGAACACGCCGCACTTCGTGCTGGCCGTCCTCGCCGCCTGGAAGGCCGGGGCCGTCGTGGTCCCGCTCAACCCCATGTACAAGGCCGGGGAGGTCGGGCACATCCTGCGCGACTCCGGGGCCGCCGCGCTGGTCTGCGACGGCCGCGCCTGGTCGGCGTACCTCCGCGAGGCCGCCGGCGGGACGGCCGTACGGACCGTCCTGACCGCCTCCGACCTGGACTTCCAGACCCGCGACGACCCGCGGGTCCTCGACTCCGCGACGGCCCCGCCCGCCCCGGCGGACGCTGGCGCCCCGCCCCCAGCGGCTCCCCACGTCGGCGACCTCCACGCCGTGGCCCGCGGCGGGCGGCCCGCGCCGGACGACCCGCAGCTCACCGCCGCGGACACCGCCCTCATCAGCTATACCTCCGGCACCAGCGGCGCCCCCAAGGGCGCGATGAACCCGCACGGCGCCCTCACGTACAACGCCGTCCGCCAGGTCACCGCCCACCCGCTCCCCGAGGGCGCCGCCTACTTCGCCCTCGCGCCCCTGTTCCACATCACCGGCATGGTCTGCGAGCTCGCCGCCTGTTTCGCCAACGCGGGCACCCTCGTCCTCGCCCACCGCTTCGACGCCGGGGTCGTGCTGGACGCCTTCCTCGAGCACCGGCCCGCCTACACCGTCGGCCCGGCCACCGCCTTCATGGCCCTGGCCGCCCGTCCGGAGGCCACCCGGGACCACTTCGCCTCGTTCCAGGTGATCTCCTCGGGCGGAGCCCCGCTGCCGCCCGCGCTCGTCGAGCGGCTGCGCGGCGCCTTCGGCTTCTACCTGCGCAACGGCTACGGCCTCACCGAGTGCACCGCCCCCTGCGCCAGCGTCCCCGCGCACCTCGAAGCCCCCGTCGACCAGGCCTCCGGCACCCTCTCCGTGGGGCTCCCCGGCGCCGACACCGTCGTACGGATCCTCGACGAGCAGGGCGGCGAGGTGCCCTTCGGCGAGACCGGCGAGATAGCCGTCCGCGGCCCCCAGGTCGTCCCCGGCTACTGGGGCCTGCCCGCCGACACCGCCCGGTCCTTTCCGGACGGCGAACTGCGCACGGGAGACGTCGGTTTCATGGACCCGGACGGCTGGCTCTACGTCGTCGACCGCAAGAAGGACATGATCAACGCCTCCGGCTTCAAGGTCTGGCCGCGCGAGGTCGAGGACGTGCTCTACACCCACCCGGCGGTCCGCGAGGCGGCCGTGGTCGGCGTCCCGGACCCCTACCGCGGGGAGAGCGTGAAGGCCTACGTCAGCCTCCGCCCCGGTGCCCGCGCGGAGCCGGCCGAGCTGTCGGCCTACTGCGCCGAGCGCATCGCCGCCTACAAGTACCCGCGCCAGGTGGAGATCCTGCCTGTTCTGCCGAAGACCACCAGTGGCAAGATCCTTCGACGGGAACTGCGCGACCGCGGCTGA